The sequence agAATTGGCAAAAACAGATCTCCATTCAGATCtttggagagagaaaaactaTATGGCCAAAAAGGTGTTGACACATCCAGTCTTCTCAGTGCCGCCAGTCAATTATATGTCTGAAGGCCTTTAACACAATGTCAGAGGCCCTTTAATACTGAGAATTCAAATATGCTCATAATACGATGTACATTAGAAAGGATGGATGGTAGGACTGTACTGTAGCATCTGTAGAACTCTTTAACAATAGACATACTTTTGCCTCGAAGCCAGAGGTCAGAAGAATTTATTTGTCCATGAGTCCATAGTTGTTGTCAGGAGATTTGGTGGTAAACTCTTAAAAGTATCTGATAGAACTCAATCCATTTTTGATAATCAAAAGACTTTAAGTAATGTTTTGAAACAAAATTTTACTCACCATAAATAACGCTCCCATTCAGCGTAACTGGGGACTTGCTTGGCTGCAcatatcccagcatgcactgggtgaagtgaaaaacagatgcaaTCGCTCATCTTCGCAAGTCATGTCATACCAGATGCTTGAGATATCTGAGAGTTGAGTTTGGTTGTCTGTGACATTCCTAGAGACTCTAATAAACTGAGACAGAATGTGCAGTTCTGATGAGAGGATATGAACAAGTTATAATCTGAACATAAACTACTGAAGTACCACTGTGTTTTATCCCTCTTAAAGAAATGACACGTCCaactctttgtctctgtccaaaTAATGCACATGTGTTGAAGggttatctttatattttttatctcCACTCAGAGATCCAAACAGACGCTGGGCCACCATTTCCAACAGCATCACCCAGGAATGGTCACCATCAACAATCCTGTGACGTCCATGGGTCACATGATGGAGATGATGTCACAGCGTCATCAGGCACCTCCGCTGCAGCACcaccatcatcctcctcctccacctcctcatcagTCTCAGCTTTCAGCGCCCCCCCTCGCCTACCAACACCGATGCCATGCTCCACCTCCGCAGCATCCGGGAAGCGCCCACAGCCACCAGCTTCACCAGTCAGGGAACGTAACGCACGCTCAGGCTCACCAATCACCGCCTCCCCATCTGCACCAGGGCTcacctcctgcacctcctctgtgtgttccaGCACAGGTGTGTTGAGTTATATTCATTTATCAACTGAATGATGTTACAAGTAAGTAAGTTTTTGCATTCAGacagagtgatttttttaatgtttgtttgcagtCATCTCCAGTTGCACCGCAGATACAGCCTCCCCAGCCATCCCACTCCCAGCATGCAGTGCAGGCAGGTGGTAGCTGTaacagtggaggtggagggggtggagggggtggaggaggagtaggaggcGGCAGCCGTCGCAGGAGGACGGTGGAGCATGACCCTGATGAGCGCAGACAGAAGTTTCTGGAACGTAACCGGGCAGCAGCCACTCGCTGCCGACAGAAGAGGAAACTGTGGGTGTCGTCACTGGAAAAGAAAGCTGAGGAGCTGACGCATACGAACCTGCAGCTACAGGTGGGACACGCTctaagtgcacacacaaacacaagctgcaCCAAAAGGGTGCtgagtatttctgtgtgtttccagaACGAGGTGACGTCATTGAGATCGGAGGTGGGTCAACTGAAGCAGATTCTGCTCACCCACAAGGATTGTCCTGTCACCGCCCGGCAGAGAGAGGCACAGGGGTACCCCAGTGAGTAAaccccaccatcaccaccatcaacTCAAACCCAAATCTCACCAACTTTTCCTGATGCCTGACACCAATCATCTCCATCCACCACTGAGGGTATTATTCAGATACCTTTTACCTTGCATATGCACATAGGATAACACCCTTTGGTTTGTCTTGTTATGACAAACTGCCATTCAGCACACACAGGGACCTTAACTGTATTGTACAGAGTGCAACCAAACAGCACTTAAACCCCTGCTTAAGCCCCACTGTCTCCAAATATTGGTACATGCACTTTTAATCCTGTGGAGAGCCAATCAGGGGAAAGCACTGCACTCTTCACTCTCAGCTTGGAGtaatatgtttttcattgtcattttcatatGCATTTAAAGAACCGGACCTTGAGGGTATTTGAAATACTCTGGAGTGCAGTGCATTATTCTGGCATTGGCTGTTTTGCATTGCATGGAGCCAGTTTACAGCAAAACCAGGACCATGCCCATCTTGCACTCCGGGCAGGCTATAGTTAACATCCAACAATAATTAAACCAATATGTGacaaaaaaagtgaatgaaaaaatacTGCACCTTGTGGCTTAAATGAAAGTAGCCAGTATGTTATGAAGTGTTGAGCTTCAGAGAACAAAGATGGATGCAATATTGGCATGTGTTATATTATTCGTATATTTctattgttgtctttttacctgtatttgttaaaataaaagaaatattttcctttaatcTGAGCTGTGGTGGGTTTTCATTCATCTGCATGGTTATGCTCACACACTCCACtcacagaacacagaacaaTCCACAATGGATCAGGGactttgattgacagctgtctctgtgtccagCTGCAGGGGTGAGTCCAGGAGGAAGTCCCACCCCTGTAGGTCCTGGGTCTCAACTGCAGCTCATCCAACACAACAGcgtctccacctcctcggcAGCCGTGGGCGACACAGGGCACGACTCCCAGCCTGGACGCTAGCCCTCTCCGTGTAGAGGAGCGGGGTGGGAACTGAATGGCTGAATCCTACCAGACTGAATTACCTTTATTAATTAACTTTACTAAAGTCTCACTCAGCTGTGGATTTGTGTCTCTTTACATTGTAGATGAAATACTAGACTGGTCAGGTGAATTTATTAAGCTATGTGAacagtgaacatttttttcaacatcATTTTCACTTCTGGTGGGAGAAGAGAACCACATACTGATACATTTCCATAACTGGTGAAAAAATGAACTTATCTGAAAGCCTTGTAAAAACTGTGATGGTTACATGGCAACTGGATCCTGTGTTTATTcaaaaaatgtctgtttctgttcacaGCAATCTAACTATTGCTTGCTACCCACTGACTATGCACACACCCAGTAATAACACatcttttcagtatttttgctCTTGTATCTTGCactcattttggaaaaaaaacaaggccTATGTATTAGTTTTATATTTCTAACTGAGCATCTGCAAGTGCACACTTTATGCCTTCTCTTCTGAGCAGCTTatcaaaactgtatttttctaCAAATACTTAATactaagaagaaaaaaaatgtttattttaaaagttcaaATCAAAACTCATGTTTGTCTTGGAAAGCCATTTAAGAGTATTTCCTTTCAGACACTTTTTTCTAACTGTTCTAAGACACTAAACATAAACACTAAATTATAAACCGCACCTCATGTCTCAGTCCTTGTcagttattaataataaataacactTTTGCTGGtaatttcttgtgtttttactatccctttaaaatattttttatagaAAATTTGTGTATAATCTGTTTGGTATGACCAATCAGATTATAgttcacttttgtttctgtacatacagtatggTCTAGTCTGCCATCTAGTGACTGGTTTTATTAGTGACTATTGATCATAATACCTGGAGTGGCCGGCGAAGTAAATGAGAGCCTGTTTTATGTTTGGCCAATATAAAGACATTAAGCGTGTTTCAATATAAACTGCACTAAGAAAAATTTTAAGTGcccttttgtcttttattaacACTTTAACACTTTAATTTGTCAGACTTTCGTGTCCCAAACTTTAGGACTTCATTATGGTACCAGCTGTAAATAAACAAGTCTTTAGTgcacaatatttttatgtcaaaaGCTTTTACGTTCTTGACATCTTGACTGGCGTTGTGGAAATAGTTTGCatgtatacatgtatgtgtgtacatgtgcgtTTGAGCcaattactgtaaaataaagatggtttgtgtctgtgatttgGACTAAGTGTGGGAGGGGCTCCACCCAGTCTACTCAAACAAAGAGACTTCTTAACTATTGCCAGACCTCATCTTGACATGCATGcaaaaccacagacacacacatacacacttacttCCCTAATGTACTATTGCTATTGTCTTCCCTTCCCTCACACGTTGTTTAGGACCCTCTTAATGTACTCAgttgcagaagacaaattcgCCTTAATTGcaccactttttaaaataaaagaaatatgtcACAGTGGTATTATTACCGATGAGTAGCAAGTGACCCATTTTTCATGAAAAGTACTTCAAAATATGTACACATGTGGTAATACTCACACGTTAAATGATGGTATTTCTGAATCTGACCTGTCTGACCTGCTTACCTCGCTATGTCCTaagaataaaaagcaaagagtaAAACAGACCATGGAGTTCAATACAAGTAATCTTTGAGTATGAATATGTCATGTTTATCAGTGTATATAGAGAGTATTCTACATATATTCCCTCTATATTTAGAAATACAATCCCCTAATGCTTTACATAATCAGTGTCTTACATGAAAGATATTTAAAAGTCACAGATGCAGTAAAATCTATTATACAAGCAAATCATCCAGAAACACTCAAACAACAAATCAATCACATTGTTGGGGATTTTACTTCATGTAAGaattatatataaaagtataaacCATGATAGATGTGatacaaaagtgttttttcctGCCAACCAGCAGCCATCATTACACACTGTACAAATATGAGACAATATGATGTCTATGAACTCAATATTAGCACCATAGTTGAAATCAGTGATCAATCACTCATGCATACGCACTTGCAATcaacaaatcacacatttaGAAACACTCACAGGTGcaaggaaatgaaagaggaaaggcccaaagcaggaagaggaggtcaGAGGGATTGGACTTCCTCTGGTGTCTGAAAAGGCACTGATGAGCTCAGCTGTTCTGTTGTCggtttaaatgttttcttgtggtcaaatgaaaaaccaaaacacaaaatggtGGGATTGATGACTTGGTTTGTTCACAGCCACAAACAGAggcatgttttaaatgttgcatttgaCTGTGCGGACACTAGAGTGTGgatgttgtattttctgtattcTGAAGATTAGACTAAAGAttcacatatttttatgttgtacaGTGTCAAGTCTTTATGGTTCTAGTCAGAGAACCTCTGCATGTCACTGTCTCTGCGAACACTGTTGTTATCCAGAAAGCGGTCACAAGGGAACTCAATGAGATCCCCTTCCTCTAGGGGTGCAAGTCGTGCTGGACGACTACTTTGGTAACTGGTAAAGTCAGTGGAAACCGAAGCCGTGGCAATGGTGGGACGAAACGGCCGCCTGGTGGAATACATGTGCCGCACATGCACGGCCGATTTCCTTCTCTGCAACTTCCGCTTCAGGCTCCGCCCAAGCCAGATGCCGCcaatgagaagcagcagcatgGCATTCCCGGCCAACGTGGCCACCGTCACCACCTGTAGGTCTGAGGTCAGCGTGCCTCCACGGTTTAACCCCTCAGGGAGAGTGACCAGCCCTGCACAGTGGTCACGGGGTGCAACTTGGCACACGGATCCTCCCACTACTCCTTCCACACAGACCATGTAGGTCACATCTGAGCTGAGTTCTCTGAGGGTTACGGAGCTAGCTGTGCCACGAGTGTAAACATAGCGGGGAAAACGATCTGGGGTGCCAAACCGGTCAAACAGAATCCGGTAGTGGACTTCATTAAGGCCTGGCCCAGGTCCAGGTGTGTAGCGGTGATGATCCTTGGTGGTCCAGTAGACGGTGACAGTACTAGATGTCACATGATCCACTGAAACATTACTGATAAAATGGCGGTTGAACACACACGGATCTGTGATTACAGGTAGGGACTTCTCCTGATCTGACCTCAGAAGATCAAACTTTTCCTGTGGCTGGACAGGAGAGGTGGTGGGGAACCCTGCGTTCagatcagtgttgtttttgtcctggATTAGAGCATGACTTGGTGTGAAAATAGCTGGTGAATCAGTTCTGGAAATGACATGTGACCTTCGTCTCCCTTTGGCACGTTTTGAAATAGCCTCTGCAGCAGGTCGTGATCTTGGGCTGAGCGTCTCTTtctttggtttctttctttccagtAAAGAAGACCGTGCTGACCCCTCTACACCCCCTTGGTCCCCCTGGatttccagctcctcctgtccctctctcttccttttctctccctctttcctcatTATCACTCTATCCTTGTCTGGCTGCCTCAAATCTACGCCTTCTGTCTCCTCAACCTGGCCATGTTCACCTCTGTCCTCCTGCTTTATTGCATCTATCACTTTACCTCCCGACTTAACTAACACACCCCCTCCCCGGCTCTCCTCAGGCCCAGCTTGGTTACTACACAAGTGGGTCAAGTTGCTGAGGGGCTGCAGCTCGGAACTGTTCACATAGTCCAGGTATTTCCCCCTCAGAGTTGCTGGATGGTGACATTGCACAAAAACAGTCAACAATTTGCCCTGAGAATGTGCAGCATTCATCCATCTTTTCAAGTCCTCCAGACGACAGTCGCACGTCCAGTTGTTGCCATGGAGATCCAAGTCGTAAAGCACGTTGTTGAGGGCAAAAATGTCCCCGGACAGGCTGGTGAGCATGTTGTTCTTCAGCTTCAGCACCTTCAGATGTTTCAGTTGCGAAAACGCCAAAGAGTCCACACTGGAAATCCGGTTGCCACTGAAGTCAAGCACCTCGATGCGCTCCAGGGAGTCGAGGAGACCGGCGGGGATTTCCTCCAGCACGTTGCCGTCAATCAAGAGCTCTCTGAGACTCGACAGCCCCTTTAGAGCGCCGCTTTCCAGACGAGAGATCTTGTTGTTGCTGAGGGACAATTTAGAAAGCTTTTTAAGATTTTGGAAGACGTGGTTTCCGATGTgctgaatttcattttcagacagcAGCAAAGTTGTCAGAGCTCTGAGCTGGGAAAAAGTGAGGGCATTGCGCAGGGCTGACTGCTTGTTGTGGGCCAGGTTTAGAAAGCGCAGATTGGTGAGTTTAGAGAAAGCGTTTCTGTGAATATGCTGCACCTTGTTGAATTCCAGATGGAGATAATGTAGACTGgtcaaacttttaaaaacagagTCCTGAAGAACTTCAATTGAATTTCCGTCCAGCCGCAATTTAACAAGATTATCCAAGTTGGCAAACAGTTCCGGTGTGATTTtcttaatgttattattatttccataAAGAATAGTTAGTTTCTTCAGGGGCTGTAAAGTCCCGGCGGGTATATTTAATAATAGATTGTGTCCCAAGTACAGCTCTTCCAACTTGGAGAGTTTCTCAAATGCTTTTGGCTGgatgttttgtatttgattGTACTGCAAATTCAACCTCACAAGGTTACTGTACCGTGTGAAATCGAAGGCAGAGATGTTGCCAATGAAATTTCCCCCAAGGCTGAAGATCAGCACCTCCTCGGACACCCGCGCGACAGGTTTGGGCACAGTGCGCAACCCGCGGTTGGTGCACATGAGGTGCTGCGCGTGCTGACAGTCACAGCGGTCGGGACAATGGCTTGTCGTCGGTGAGGAAGAGCTGAAGCCATTGAGAGCCAGCAGGAAAACGCATATGCCCGCCAGGAAATTGCCGGTATCCATTCCCACCGCGCGGCTGGCACAGCCTGAGGCTGATGCAGCATTCGCTTTGTTTAGTTCAGGTGCAGGcgcccctctcctctctcacactcgAGATCGACTCGTCCATAATCCACTTGTTGCTCTGAAACGTGGGGAGAAAAGCGCTGCACACATCAAGCACGCGGCTCCATCACTTAGCAGCATCAACACAGCAAATTAATTTGTGCAGTGCGCTCTGATGCAGTCTGAGGAAACGCTCACCTCCCTGAAAAGACTCCATCCCCCCAAGTGGTCATCTGCTGCGAATTACAGAGTTCCGCAAAAAAGTTCAGGCGCAGAgcgtgctcacacacacacatacacactgaaataGTCCCTCCCACGCAACTCTGCGACCCTGCCAAAAACAGATGTGCACAAGTCTTGACGCGCGAGAGTTTTGCGCGTACACGCAGGTAATCAAACACACgcagtcgtgtttccatcacttttggggacattacacagacttaaattcattttctggaggcttaaccaccacctaaccataacaataaacattacttgcctaatcctaatccttaCTTTAACCCAATCCTAACCTCAAcataaccttaaagcaagtcttcaccctaatatgATTTACGttatggggacttgcattttgtccccagtAAATAAAGCGAGTCCTCACActgtgtaaacatatttttgtccaCACAACTACAGTAATACAcgtccactctctctctcccacgcacacaaacacacgagaCTCGATtgtgagagagggaaggagggaaagagagaccGACAAACCCTTTGACCGAGTTTTCTGCGCGTCCCCGCAGTCACCGGGGGTCTGAGATCTGGATCGGATCCCTGGTATGGACAAAGCAGACAGGAAGATCTCCTTCCCACGGAATCTCAAGAGAACCCTGAAGTTTTGGATTCCGTCGCAGCAGCAGGGTGCAGACAGAGTAAACCGGAGTCGCTCATATAACAAGTTTAACAACACGCTTACAGTCACATTGTCATTGGTTTTGACAAGATATGATGTGAAATGATAAATCACAGAACAGCTGCAGCTTAGTGAACAGTGATACACTCTGCTTGCCAGAAGAAATTAAATCTCAGCACTGCATACACAAAGTAGGTAGAAGCTACAATCAGCAACAGCCCAGTGTGCACTCTGTACAGTAGGATCATCATGCAGCTTAACTGCAGTATACCGTTCTCTCATTAACGCGCCTTGTGCCGCCTCGGCCACAGGGAACACAGATGGTTCACATTTGCAAACGAGGAATTCAGGTCGTGAAGTGTGTGTTAAGACTGACGGGGAAAGGTGCCAAATCTGAGTTAAGGATCTCCAACTTGAAAGTTGAGAAATAAATAGGGTGAGTGGAACATGCAGAGAGTCTGTGCAGAATTGTGCAGAGTGAGGAATGATTATCTGCAGTGTACATGAATCTTCACGTTCCAGTCTGACAATGTTTAAGACATCTTCACATTGATGGCACATGAGGTAGAGAGCTTAACCACTGATATACACACAGCCTGGATCAGTGGTGCCCGGCCTTTTGTGACCGATGTACCTCCACAGCCCCGTTAGTTGAGCTCAGTAGGCCTGTCTTACACTTTTATCAAAACCACCATCATGTTACCTGTAATTTCAAATATCTAATAGCCTACTtttaatgtcataaaaaaaattgaTATTGTGTGCTTTGCTCAACTTTGTATTTCAAACCTGTATAGGCAGAAGTATTATTCCAGCTATTATTCACAGTAGCCTCACTAATTCAACCATTTATTCCTTACTTTTACTAAactatttcagctgtttattcaatacatttaattttagcTCTTTTAAACTATCTATCTAAACTATCTAAAAACGTTATTCACTACTTGTAACTAattatttcacatatttattcattaggTTAGTTTTAGCAAATCAtttcaatacacacacacacactgttgaagTTTACTGCATTTGCAGCACAGAGCAAAAGGCCCAAACACACTCCCCGACTGGCCTCATTCTCATGCATATCTGCTGGTAGAGATCATAGTCAGACATTAAAGCTAtgagtgagtgtctgtgtgtgagaggcagagaaaaataCAACCCTTGGGGAAGCCCCCTCTCTCTGGgaggtcatttcctgtctggCCAGTTCTCCATAGTATTTCTGCACCCCTCCACTTCTTTCTGTATCTCTGTCTTTATAGtctccccttctttctctctgaggaacacacacattgagAAAACACTCTGAGATTTGGCCTAAGACACAGTGGGACCACGGTCCAGTTGTTTTATGAGTCGCCTGGCCTGTGTCAGAGTTGAAAGGAACACACAAAAGATTTCATCAGCATAGATCGGGTTTCATTGTAGCATCAGAAATAACTTAGGCCTTAGTCAAATGTGATGACATTAGAACGAGGATAAAGATGAGGAGCGCATTCCCAAGAGGGCCCAGTGTGTAAATGAGATGGACAGATAGAACGTAAGATGGCACGAAAAGATAAAGCAATCTGAAGAAAGTgagagcaggggaggaggagggaagtgaATGAAATGTTAGAAAGATGTAGACAGAGATTGTTGTGAGGGAAATGGGGTGCTGGAGTTGACCCAGATTTCCAAAGAAGCTGGCACAATAGTGAGCACTGAGGACCCCATACAGAGCCGTCCGCCACTGTGCCTGCACATAATAAAGGCAGCAGAATGGTTTCATAAGCCCATCCTTTCATCACCTGGTTCTCCTCCCTGTGGGCCTCTCATTGTACAATAAACCAACCATATGACATTTCAGTCTCTCAGCGGAGAacatgagagagtgagagagtgtatATGTGGAAGAGAAACCTAATTCTGtcagggggagggagagaaggggagagagagagagagagagagagagagagaaaggcttGTATATCTGTCTGCACCTGAGCTCGTGTTTCATGGGACTGAAAaattgtgtgtgtaagtgtgtgtgcgcgcaagCGTGTGCTTGAAATCATATCTGCATGAAATAAAGAATATCCAGGTCAGTGTAggtaagtttgtgtgtgtgcatgtaaatgagATGATGCTGCAGCATATGTTGGTTGTCTGGGCGTGTCACCAACTTCATGTgctgaaactgattttttttctatgggggtggggggcagtgtgtgtgtgtgtgagtaaagtCTGTTTTTACAATGTGTTTCACTATCAACAATAAGAATTATGACACATGGTTTATATTTCATAATCTGTATCCTCAGCAGGGGTAAATATCAATTACGTTTTCTCAAGACACCAAATTATGATGATTAGTCAGCTACTTTTTGGACCTGTTATCACATGTCACAGTCCCCACTGGCAGGTTCACCAAATGTCATAGGACCGTGGGTGTTCAAACTTTCCCCGTATGACTGTTTTGTCACCTACTGTTTCCTGTCATGCTCATTTTCAACAAGCTGTCAGCCTGGAAGAGTCCTTAAAGCGCTCAGAATAGTGCAAAGTTTGAACACTTAAAGTTCAATGACAACTGacacacagttgtttttgtttgacaaattaGTAGTTACTTTGTAGATTTagtttaattaaacattaaaattacaattacagatgaagataaactttattaatccccaaAGGGGAATTCAGAGCTACCCAGTACATAAACTATATAAAGTAGATATAGTTGTAGTTTACCAGCATCCACATGAAAAGGATGAACACATGAACTCAGTATCAGTATTGATAgtcaaatatactgtatatgccTACTACATTATTCTAAAATATACCATTCTACATACAGGTTTTACTTacaacagagtatttctacattGTGGAATTGCTGTTTTTACTGGAGtacaagatctgagtacttcttccacctctgccAACAAATGACAGTATGATACAGTCAATAGTAAGGGGGATTGCCACACaatgttaaaatgctgcttagATTAGTACATTAATAAAGAGTTATTCTAATGTGAACCTTTTTTATAcggtttctttgttgttgttgatgcttAAACTTTGAATCTAGTAATTCTTCACAGTACTGCTTCTGAAAGGAAATGATTGAGAAATACACTTTTACTTTCTTATCAAAAGTTTATCAAAAGATTGACAAACTCCTCTGTTATAAAATGGTGGGTCCCTATATGTTGCAGCAAGGCTATAGCATGCAGGGATTTAGTACACAGtagcacacataaacatacaggACTACAAAATCACATTAAACACGGCAGGTGATACCCTGGATGTGatcatttataataataataccaatcACAGACATGTAAAAATGCAGCAGACTTTGCAGTGTAAGAAACTAAGAAGCCTCACACAAAGTTGAAAACGTGCAGGAGGAAGTTGTGTCTGGTGGAAACATATGCATTCTATTGTATCTGACAAAGCAGGGCTCTCAGTGGCTTTCTTTTCCCTGTGGGTCTAACAGAGAGACAATCCATGTGGGACACGTCCTGGTAACTTAACCTAGCACATATCTGGGGCTTATCATAGTAATCAATGTAAAGGACGGGTCACAGTGAAAATTAGTAGCAGCTTTGTTCCTCAGATTAGCCCTCGAGCAGGGTTCTAATCAGTAGGAAATAGTTC comes from Scatophagus argus isolate fScaArg1 chromosome 17, fScaArg1.pri, whole genome shotgun sequence and encodes:
- the LOC124074158 gene encoding cyclic AMP-responsive element-binding protein 5-like, with the translated sequence MNDKQDRPYVCGAPGCSQRFHLEEHLIIHRHKHEMTLKFPSIKTDTAFTDQTPTPTRFLQNCEEVGLFKEIEEEFLQAQEEEKSKETLSHNGPSCMNQLKPQLQLQHPHPQPPLHHPQTHPLQHPQSHGTMIGPSCSLAAQQSLSSSQSGSVITQATSTLTHSGPVPGSLSSLLHMRNRHRQPLPASLPGTLPDPAMQGASAQHMPIEKQMSCIMGIPGPVHNPSCSSPQRSKQTLGHHFQQHHPGMVTINNPVTSMGHMMEMMSQRHQAPPLQHHHHPPPPPPHQSQLSAPPLAYQHRCHAPPPQHPGSAHSHQLHQSGNVTHAQAHQSPPPHLHQGSPPAPPLCVPAQSSPVAPQIQPPQPSHSQHAVQAGGSCNSGGGGGGGGGGGVGGGSRRRRTVEHDPDERRQKFLERNRAAATRCRQKRKLWVSSLEKKAEELTHTNLQLQNEVTSLRSEVGQLKQILLTHKDCPVTARQREAQGYPTAGVSPGGSPTPVGPGSQLQLIQHNSVSTSSAAVGDTGHDSQPGR
- the tril gene encoding TLR4 interactor with leucine rich repeats, giving the protein MDTGNFLAGICVFLLALNGFSSSSPTTSHCPDRCDCQHAQHLMCTNRGLRTVPKPVARVSEEVLIFSLGGNFIGNISAFDFTRYSNLVRLNLQYNQIQNIQPKAFEKLSKLEELYLGHNLLLNIPAGTLQPLKKLTILYGNNNNIKKITPELFANLDNLVKLRLDGNSIEVLQDSVFKSLTSLHYLHLEFNKVQHIHRNAFSKLTNLRFLNLAHNKQSALRNALTFSQLRALTTLLLSENEIQHIGNHVFQNLKKLSKLSLSNNKISRLESGALKGLSSLRELLIDGNVLEEIPAGLLDSLERIEVLDFSGNRISSVDSLAFSQLKHLKVLKLKNNMLTSLSGDIFALNNVLYDLDLHGNNWTCDCRLEDLKRWMNAAHSQGKLLTVFVQCHHPATLRGKYLDYVNSSELQPLSNLTHLCSNQAGPEESRGGGVLVKSGGKVIDAIKQEDRGEHGQVEETEGVDLRQPDKDRVIMRKEGEKRKREGQEELEIQGDQGGVEGSARSSLLERKKPKKETLSPRSRPAAEAISKRAKGRRRSHVISRTDSPAIFTPSHALIQDKNNTDLNAGFPTTSPVQPQEKFDLLRSDQEKSLPVITDPCVFNRHFISNVSVDHVTSSTVTVYWTTKDHHRYTPGPGPGLNEVHYRILFDRFGTPDRFPRYVYTRGTASSVTLRELSSDVTYMVCVEGVVGGSVCQVAPRDHCAGLVTLPEGLNRGGTLTSDLQVVTVATLAGNAMLLLLIGGIWLGRSLKRKLQRRKSAVHVRHMYSTRRPFRPTIATASVSTDFTSYQSSRPARLAPLEEGDLIEFPCDRFLDNNSVRRDSDMQRFSD